The Chitinophaga sp. H8 genome contains a region encoding:
- a CDS encoding alkaline phosphatase family protein, translating to MSKHFFIGLWVGLLGLNTALTAQPKEVYPSGIAHVVVIGIDGLSPDGIRKAATPVMHHLIDSGAVKWNVRTVLPSSSSPNWASMIMGAGVEQHGVLDNDWELTTHSLPAITTGEEGLFPTIFSVVKNARKDALIGAAYHWEGFGRLFEKKAMHYDHHFPTAAATTSHFVEYMVQHKPLLAFMHLDHVDGAGHEYGHGSAEYYQAVALADSLIGEVLQGLKRAGMDKNTLVILTADHGGVGYGHGGATIAEAEIAMILYGKGIKKGYQVQQQVVTYDLAATIAFALKIVPPYVWTGRPIKSAFTGFKEPANLWLGKSLLPAPVIYPDRHLYDEAGGLFIDRQATVKMAPVAAGSMIRYTLDGTDPDTRSAIYTQPFMLDTSAVVKAKSFDKKGNESIPAVAYFRVLKTGNGNGLKVDFYHGKTWKYLPAFHSLVAAHQWESAEFKLPREQILPLLNNSDGTFGAVLSGYITIDTPGKYTFFTRSDDGSKLLINGEEVVNNDGDHGVLERAGSIQLEKGKHAIRVEYFNGHGGFWLECYYKGPGVPRQIIPANRLFLK from the coding sequence ATGAGCAAGCATTTTTTTATTGGTTTATGGGTAGGGTTGCTGGGTTTGAATACCGCATTGACAGCACAACCGAAAGAAGTATATCCATCGGGCATAGCACATGTAGTGGTAATTGGCATAGATGGACTGAGCCCGGATGGCATCCGTAAAGCAGCTACACCGGTAATGCATCACCTGATAGACAGTGGGGCCGTAAAATGGAATGTACGTACCGTGTTGCCATCCAGTAGTAGTCCCAACTGGGCCTCCATGATTATGGGAGCAGGAGTGGAGCAGCATGGGGTGTTAGACAATGATTGGGAGCTGACAACGCATTCCCTGCCCGCAATTACTACAGGGGAGGAAGGGCTTTTCCCTACTATTTTTAGTGTGGTTAAAAATGCCAGGAAGGATGCCCTTATCGGCGCTGCTTATCATTGGGAAGGATTCGGGCGTCTGTTTGAAAAGAAAGCTATGCATTATGATCATCATTTTCCTACTGCGGCAGCTACAACATCGCATTTTGTAGAATACATGGTGCAGCATAAACCTTTGCTGGCTTTTATGCACCTGGACCATGTAGACGGCGCCGGGCATGAATACGGACATGGTTCTGCTGAATATTATCAGGCAGTGGCGCTTGCAGACTCCCTGATTGGAGAGGTGCTGCAAGGCCTTAAGAGAGCGGGAATGGACAAAAACACATTGGTGATTCTTACCGCTGACCATGGGGGAGTAGGCTATGGACATGGAGGGGCTACGATAGCAGAAGCGGAAATAGCTATGATCCTTTATGGCAAGGGTATCAAAAAAGGCTACCAGGTACAGCAGCAGGTAGTTACCTACGACCTGGCGGCAACGATTGCTTTTGCACTTAAAATAGTACCACCCTACGTATGGACAGGCAGGCCGATAAAAAGCGCTTTTACCGGATTTAAAGAACCGGCTAACTTATGGCTGGGGAAATCCCTGCTTCCGGCACCGGTAATTTACCCGGATCGTCATCTGTATGATGAGGCAGGTGGGTTGTTTATTGACAGGCAGGCTACGGTTAAAATGGCGCCGGTAGCTGCTGGAAGCATGATCAGGTATACACTGGATGGTACTGATCCGGATACCCGGTCAGCGATATATACCCAACCATTTATGCTCGATACCTCTGCCGTAGTGAAAGCAAAGTCATTTGATAAAAAGGGAAATGAGAGCATACCTGCGGTAGCTTACTTCAGGGTACTCAAAACTGGAAATGGAAATGGCCTGAAAGTGGATTTTTACCATGGAAAAACCTGGAAATATTTGCCCGCTTTTCATAGCTTAGTAGCAGCCCACCAATGGGAAAGTGCGGAATTTAAACTTCCCCGTGAACAGATCCTCCCATTGTTAAATAACAGTGATGGTACATTTGGAGCGGTCCTGTCCGGGTATATTACCATAGATACTCCGGGGAAGTATACCTTTTTTACCCGGTCTGACGATGGAAGTAAGTTGTTGATCAATGGGGAAGAAGTGGTAAACAATGATGGAGATCATGGTGTATTGGAGAGGGCCGGTAGTATCCAATTGGAAAAAGGCAAACACGCCATCCGCGTTGAATATTTTAATGGCCATGGCGGGTTTTGGCTGGAGTGTTATTATAAAGGTCCCGGTGTGCCCAGGCAGATTATCCCGGCTAACCGGCTGTTTTTAAAATAA
- a CDS encoding chemotaxis protein CheB, whose product MKPPLLVVIGGSAGSLQTILQLLPSLDVHLGAAIIIILHRQSHYDSVLTELLSVKTGLVVKEAEEKDPILPGVIYIAPADYHLLIESDHTFSLDYSEKVNFSRPSIDVTFSAAATVYGKQLAALLLSGANADGTEGLQTVKAMGGITAIHNPLHAAVDFMPRQAMNNMEVDYILETTEMAAFINRFAAAATQG is encoded by the coding sequence ATGAAACCACCCCTGTTAGTAGTTATTGGCGGATCAGCAGGTAGCCTGCAAACCATATTGCAACTGCTACCCTCACTGGACGTTCATTTAGGCGCAGCTATCATCATCATACTCCATCGCCAAAGCCACTATGATTCTGTACTTACGGAACTGCTTTCCGTAAAAACCGGTCTGGTCGTAAAGGAAGCAGAAGAAAAAGACCCCATCTTACCCGGAGTGATATACATTGCCCCTGCAGATTATCACCTGCTTATTGAATCTGATCACACGTTTTCCCTGGATTATTCAGAAAAAGTAAACTTCAGCAGACCGAGTATAGATGTTACTTTTAGCGCTGCTGCTACCGTGTATGGGAAACAACTGGCTGCCTTACTTTTGTCGGGAGCTAATGCAGATGGTACAGAAGGGTTGCAAACGGTAAAAGCTATGGGAGGCATTACAGCCATCCATAACCCCCTGCATGCAGCAGTAGATTTCATGCCACGCCAGGCGATGAATAATATGGAAGTCGATTATATACTGGAAACAACGGAAATGGCAGCATTTATTAACCGTTTTGCCGCAGCGGCAACACAAGGATAA
- a CDS encoding hybrid sensor histidine kinase/response regulator has protein sequence MILIVDDKPENILSLKKTLELYQFEVDAATSGEEALKKILKTNYTLIILDVQMPSMDGFEVAEAISGYSKAKDVPIIFLSAVNKDKKFITRGYDSGGIDYITKPVDPDILLMKVKTFSRLYQQSQELKQMHQSLKEEVEIRKQAQVALNEKVNELHTILESLPQIAFTATADGSIEYANRNWFRYAASLDRLPETAPMEKCITERFKQAVKMGIPLEQEVYLKDRQEGNFRCHLLRIIPVKEGAEIVKWIGTFTDIAHQKQANELLEQKVQERTDELRNINKSLEESNHDLQQFASVASHDLKEPLRKIQLFGAMLRDKYLQDNQHAMPYLERIVNSSERLARLINDLLNYSRLSVISDYASTNLNQLVKDILSDLELAVLEKHAVIEVGELPVIEAVPGQIRQVFQNIISNALKFSRQDVTPAIHITAQLVRDNSTDSEVVQAGNFCRIVIRDNGIGFNEKYVPKIFTIFQRLHATEGYEGTGIGLAIAKKVIDKHQGIITASSEEGVGSSFILVLPLRQNG, from the coding sequence ATGATTTTAATTGTAGATGATAAGCCGGAGAACATATTATCCCTCAAAAAAACATTGGAACTATACCAGTTTGAAGTAGATGCTGCTACTTCCGGAGAGGAGGCCCTGAAAAAAATACTAAAAACAAATTATACCCTCATTATCCTCGATGTACAGATGCCCAGTATGGATGGATTTGAGGTGGCAGAGGCGATTTCAGGATACAGTAAAGCAAAAGATGTTCCCATTATTTTTCTTTCAGCAGTAAATAAGGACAAGAAATTTATTACCAGGGGATACGATTCCGGCGGGATTGATTATATCACCAAACCTGTAGATCCTGACATCCTGCTGATGAAGGTAAAGACCTTCTCAAGGTTATACCAGCAATCGCAGGAGCTGAAACAGATGCATCAGTCGCTTAAAGAAGAGGTGGAAATCAGGAAACAGGCACAGGTAGCATTAAATGAAAAGGTGAATGAGCTGCATACGATCCTGGAGTCGCTTCCTCAGATTGCATTCACCGCCACTGCGGATGGCAGTATAGAGTATGCCAACAGAAACTGGTTCAGATATGCGGCTTCATTAGACCGGCTGCCGGAAACAGCTCCCATGGAAAAATGCATCACGGAGCGTTTTAAGCAGGCGGTTAAAATGGGAATTCCCCTGGAACAGGAAGTATACCTGAAAGACCGGCAGGAAGGAAACTTCCGCTGTCATTTGTTAAGGATAATACCTGTAAAGGAAGGCGCTGAAATAGTGAAGTGGATCGGAACCTTTACGGATATTGCGCACCAGAAGCAGGCAAATGAGCTACTGGAACAGAAGGTACAGGAACGGACAGACGAATTAAGAAATATCAATAAATCGCTGGAAGAAAGTAACCATGATCTGCAACAATTTGCGTCCGTTGCTTCGCATGACCTGAAGGAACCATTGCGGAAAATACAGTTGTTCGGAGCCATGCTGCGTGACAAGTATTTACAGGATAATCAGCATGCAATGCCTTACCTGGAAAGGATTGTAAATTCTTCAGAACGGCTGGCCAGGTTGATCAACGACTTGCTTAACTATTCAAGGCTTTCCGTGATAAGCGATTACGCATCTACCAATCTTAACCAACTCGTGAAGGATATTTTAAGTGATCTGGAACTGGCTGTATTGGAAAAGCATGCGGTAATAGAAGTAGGTGAGTTGCCTGTAATTGAGGCAGTACCCGGGCAAATCCGGCAGGTATTTCAGAATATTATCAGCAATGCCCTGAAGTTTTCGAGGCAGGATGTAACACCTGCTATCCATATCACCGCGCAGTTGGTGCGTGATAACAGCACCGACAGTGAAGTAGTACAAGCCGGTAATTTTTGTCGTATTGTAATCCGTGATAATGGCATCGGCTTTAATGAAAAATATGTCCCCAAAATTTTTACGATTTTTCAGCGGCTACATGCTACAGAAGGGTATGAAGGTACTGGTATAGGATTAGCTATTGCCAAAAAAGTCATTGATAAACACCAGGGAATAATTACCGCCAGTAGCGAAGAAGGGGTGGGCAGCTCCTTTATCCTTGTGTTGCCGCTGCGGCAAAACGGTTAA
- a CDS encoding response regulator → METKKDILIIDDDMRNIYALKAVLRSRGLTCISAGSAEEGFRLLSQPNNVGLVLMDIMMPDMDGYEAIATLRHSAHAAHLPIVAVTAQAMVGDREKCLAAGADNYISKPIDVDELLVQIQQYLSS, encoded by the coding sequence ATGGAAACGAAGAAAGACATACTGATTATTGACGATGATATGCGCAATATCTATGCGCTCAAAGCGGTGTTACGCTCCAGGGGACTCACCTGTATCTCTGCAGGTAGTGCCGAAGAAGGCTTCCGGCTACTTTCCCAGCCCAATAATGTAGGGCTGGTACTGATGGACATTATGATGCCGGATATGGATGGTTATGAAGCAATTGCCACTTTACGCCACAGCGCGCATGCTGCCCACCTGCCTATTGTGGCCGTAACAGCACAAGCGATGGTGGGCGACCGGGAAAAATGCCTGGCAGCGGGTGCCGACAACTATATTTCAAAACCTATTGATGTAGATGAATTACTGGTTCAGATACAACAATACTTATCTTCCTGA
- a CDS encoding SusD/RagB family nutrient-binding outer membrane lipoprotein, producing the protein MKSNIIIAAITLCSLLITGCTKDFESINQNPNATEKVENPQLLIPSILKTAVRDYFYSSMTRGDIIGDYYANQYVSGFDDAWAPSEVQGYFLWSFYDRLRDVENLIALSKERQFRNNEGVGLIMKAWMFQVMTDIYGDIPFSEAVTGKTGGNFTPKFDEQEQIYYGLLDMLKTANELLTVGTDRIDGDILLSGKAIRWRMFANGLRLRLMMRMSGKTNLKVDLGKEMQEIVGNAAKYPLYTAYTDQTAFNFLEEVNNEFPGYNSVPVNDMHLSLTMEKNLQQLKDPRVSYYALPTIAGLNENKRIYAGVPNGINAAADAAYNGGKDYQSSIAPVLQPLSAFPQASKTAAQGLLLTYAEVQFILAEARERNLITIGDAATYYLNGINDQFAYLASRIEGKFTFPKASDIQPDAAYFQQPAVKYEGSQEVKLYKIRQQKWLALFNTGFEGWSEWRRTGVPAETKAGPNSAIREMPRRARYPISEQRLNAANYSKVIQTQGPDNLLTYVWWNK; encoded by the coding sequence ATGAAGTCAAACATAATCATTGCAGCTATCACGTTGTGCAGTTTGCTGATCACAGGTTGCACAAAAGATTTTGAGTCCATTAATCAAAACCCCAACGCAACTGAAAAAGTAGAGAACCCTCAACTGTTAATCCCTTCCATTTTGAAAACGGCAGTGCGGGATTATTTTTATTCTTCCATGACCCGGGGGGACATCATCGGTGACTATTATGCCAATCAATACGTAAGCGGTTTTGACGATGCATGGGCCCCCAGTGAAGTGCAGGGATATTTTTTATGGAGCTTTTATGACCGCCTGCGTGATGTAGAAAATCTGATCGCCCTGAGTAAAGAACGCCAGTTCAGAAATAATGAAGGAGTAGGGTTAATCATGAAAGCCTGGATGTTTCAGGTAATGACAGACATTTATGGCGATATTCCTTTCAGTGAAGCAGTAACCGGAAAGACCGGTGGTAATTTTACGCCAAAGTTTGATGAGCAGGAACAAATCTATTATGGCCTGCTGGATATGCTGAAAACGGCTAATGAGCTCCTGACAGTAGGAACTGACCGGATTGACGGAGATATTTTATTGAGTGGAAAGGCTATCCGCTGGCGGATGTTTGCTAATGGACTCCGGTTGAGGTTAATGATGAGGATGTCTGGCAAAACCAACCTTAAAGTTGATCTGGGAAAAGAAATGCAGGAGATAGTTGGCAATGCGGCCAAGTACCCTTTATATACTGCTTATACAGATCAGACTGCATTTAATTTCTTGGAGGAGGTGAACAATGAATTTCCAGGCTACAATAGTGTACCTGTAAATGATATGCATCTTTCGCTGACCATGGAAAAGAACCTGCAACAACTGAAAGATCCGCGGGTAAGTTATTATGCACTGCCCACTATCGCCGGTCTGAATGAAAACAAACGTATATACGCCGGTGTACCTAATGGCATTAATGCTGCTGCTGACGCAGCCTATAATGGAGGAAAGGATTATCAATCTTCCATAGCCCCTGTATTACAACCTTTATCTGCTTTCCCGCAGGCCTCCAAAACGGCGGCGCAGGGCTTATTACTTACTTATGCAGAGGTGCAGTTTATTCTGGCAGAGGCAAGGGAACGCAACCTGATTACCATCGGGGATGCAGCTACCTATTATCTCAATGGTATCAATGACCAGTTTGCCTATCTGGCCAGCCGGATAGAGGGAAAGTTTACTTTTCCCAAAGCTTCGGATATCCAGCCAGATGCTGCTTATTTCCAGCAACCCGCAGTAAAGTACGAAGGAAGCCAGGAAGTAAAACTTTATAAAATAAGACAACAGAAATGGCTGGCCCTGTTTAATACCGGCTTTGAAGGATGGTCGGAATGGAGACGCACCGGTGTGCCGGCAGAAACCAAGGCGGGGCCTAACAGTGCTATCAGGGAGATGCCACGCAGGGCGCGTTATCCAATTTCTGAACAGCGTCTCAATGCTGCGAATTATAGCAAAGTAATCCAGACACAGGGACCGGATAATTTACTGACATATGTGTGGTGGAATAAATAA
- a CDS encoding CheR family methyltransferase, which translates to MYINYVNEQEVGVLLNDLLESYGYDFTEYAAASINRRVNHLFQTDRFPSFAEFRYRIKTDPEYAMRFVEQITVNVTEMFRDPGFYVTLKKEVLPVLATYPFIRIWHAGCSTGEEVYSVAILLEEANLLHKSIIYATDINTKVLEKARKGFFPISQMQQYSKNYILAGGNAEFSSYYTANYEYAKFKENLSNKIIFAPHNLVTDRSFNEFQLIICRNVLIYFNKDLQDKVLTLFSDSLEQLGFLGLGSKETLHFTAVASKFRQLDGREKIWRKTHL; encoded by the coding sequence GTGTACATCAATTATGTAAATGAGCAGGAAGTAGGCGTCTTGCTGAATGACCTGCTGGAAAGCTACGGTTATGACTTCACGGAGTACGCAGCGGCATCCATTAACCGGCGGGTGAATCACCTGTTCCAGACCGACCGGTTCCCCAGCTTTGCGGAATTCCGCTACCGGATCAAAACAGACCCGGAATATGCCATGCGGTTTGTAGAACAGATTACCGTAAACGTTACTGAAATGTTTCGTGATCCGGGGTTCTACGTTACCTTAAAAAAAGAGGTACTACCCGTGCTGGCTACCTATCCTTTTATACGAATATGGCATGCCGGATGCTCTACCGGAGAAGAAGTATATTCCGTAGCTATTTTACTGGAAGAGGCCAATTTGCTGCATAAATCCATCATCTATGCAACAGACATCAATACCAAAGTACTGGAAAAAGCGCGTAAAGGCTTCTTCCCTATTTCGCAGATGCAACAATACTCTAAAAACTATATATTAGCAGGTGGCAATGCGGAGTTTTCTTCCTATTATACTGCTAATTACGAGTATGCCAAGTTTAAAGAAAATCTCAGCAACAAAATCATTTTTGCACCACACAATCTTGTAACAGACCGTTCCTTCAATGAATTTCAGCTTATTATTTGCAGGAACGTACTGATCTATTTTAACAAAGACCTGCAGGACAAAGTGCTGACTCTTTTTAGCGATAGTCTGGAACAGTTAGGTTTTTTAGGATTAGGCTCTAAAGAAACATTGCACTTTACAGCTGTTGCCAGCAAGTTCAGGCAACTGGATGGCAGGGAAAAAATCTGGAGAAAAACACACTTATGA
- a CDS encoding HD domain-containing protein: MQTDKLTVQEKIDALFGLYEKYGHLEYGEGVTQLMHMVQAAKLAKAEGYDQEVILAAFFHDIGHFLEEGDEMGIYGRQDHDRMGGEYLISLGCSEKMAKLVASHVAAKRYLTFKIPGYYDQLSDASKKTLEYQGGPMDAKEAAGFEEDPLFELYLKVRHWDDLGKETEMTVDPAEVEWLRMLATDYLQHRMM; the protein is encoded by the coding sequence ATGCAAACAGATAAACTTACAGTACAAGAGAAAATTGATGCCTTGTTTGGCTTATATGAAAAGTACGGCCACCTGGAATATGGGGAAGGCGTGACCCAGCTGATGCATATGGTACAGGCAGCTAAACTGGCAAAGGCAGAAGGATATGATCAGGAAGTTATCCTGGCTGCATTTTTTCATGACATAGGGCATTTTCTGGAAGAAGGAGATGAAATGGGTATTTATGGCAGGCAGGATCATGATCGTATGGGGGGCGAATACCTGATATCATTGGGGTGCTCGGAAAAAATGGCGAAGCTGGTGGCCAGTCATGTAGCTGCTAAACGATATCTCACTTTTAAGATACCTGGTTATTATGATCAGCTCTCTGATGCCAGTAAAAAAACGCTGGAATACCAGGGAGGGCCGATGGACGCGAAGGAAGCTGCTGGCTTTGAGGAGGACCCGCTTTTTGAACTGTATCTGAAAGTCAGGCACTGGGACGATCTGGGGAAAGAAACGGAAATGACAGTGGATCCGGCGGAGGTAGAGTGGCTCAGGATGCTGGCTACTGATTATCTGCAGCACCGTATGATGTAG
- a CDS encoding alpha/beta hydrolase: MVPSIRQGSPMLSIMLKAIVLTLGISCYIEQGIAQQVLPLYEGKIPNSVTAKDEEVAPANPTQGCIPNISRPTLTVYLPDKDKATGAAVVVVPGGGYGVVCIGHEGYAVAEELNKMGIAAIILKYRLPSDKIMKDKTIGPLQDAQQALKVTREHAAAWNIDPKRVGIIGFSAGGHLASTAGTHFNTPVIENKNNTSLRPDFMILVYPVISFQDDLTHMGSRDNLIGKQPAAGLIEHYSNEMQVTPATPPTFLVHAGDDKVVKVENSLRFYEALHKSGVQAEMLIYPLGGHGFGIKNPTTPDQWMVQCRNWMEAGGWLKR; encoded by the coding sequence ATGGTACCATCCATTAGACAAGGTAGCCCGATGCTATCTATAATGTTAAAAGCTATTGTTCTGACCTTAGGAATAAGTTGTTATATTGAACAAGGCATAGCACAGCAGGTGCTCCCACTTTATGAAGGTAAGATTCCCAATTCTGTTACTGCAAAAGATGAAGAAGTAGCACCTGCAAATCCTACGCAGGGATGTATTCCTAATATCTCAAGACCTACACTCACGGTATATTTGCCGGATAAGGATAAAGCTACTGGTGCAGCAGTGGTAGTGGTACCGGGAGGAGGATATGGGGTAGTATGTATTGGGCATGAAGGATATGCAGTGGCAGAGGAGTTGAATAAAATGGGGATAGCGGCCATCATACTGAAGTACAGGCTGCCTTCGGATAAGATCATGAAGGATAAAACCATCGGACCTTTACAGGATGCACAGCAGGCGCTCAAAGTAACCAGAGAACATGCGGCAGCATGGAATATTGATCCGAAGCGTGTAGGCATCATCGGTTTCTCGGCAGGGGGACACCTGGCATCAACAGCTGGTACACATTTTAACACCCCGGTTATTGAAAATAAAAACAACACCAGCCTGCGCCCTGATTTTATGATCCTCGTATATCCTGTAATCAGTTTTCAGGATGATCTCACGCATATGGGCTCAAGGGATAATCTGATCGGAAAACAACCGGCAGCCGGACTCATTGAGCACTATTCCAATGAAATGCAGGTAACGCCGGCAACGCCGCCTACCTTTTTAGTACATGCGGGGGATGATAAAGTGGTAAAGGTGGAAAATAGTCTTCGCTTTTATGAGGCGCTGCATAAGTCAGGTGTACAGGCCGAAATGCTGATTTATCCTTTGGGAGGCCATGGTTTTGGGATTAAAAACCCGACTACACCGGATCAATGGATGGTGCAATGCCGGAACTGGATGGAAGCAGGCGGCTGGCTGAAACGTTGA